The Nitrosomonas cryotolerans ATCC 49181 genome includes a window with the following:
- the cmk gene encoding (d)CMP kinase, whose amino-acid sequence MKIHPVPVIAIDGPSASGKGTIAQRVANELNYHYLDSGALYRLVALKAMQCHTDLTDQTTLATMATQLDVVFAAGTVRLEGTIVADAIRTEQCGILASKIAAYPPVRDALLSRQHAFRLPPGLVTDGRDMGSVVFPDATLKIFLTASAEVRAERRYKQLKEKGISATIPDLLQDIQKRDARDRNRSVAPLQQNSDARILDTTSLSVIQVLNKVIAWYTEVCASK is encoded by the coding sequence ATGAAAATTCATCCTGTTCCCGTTATCGCCATCGATGGCCCCTCAGCATCAGGCAAAGGAACCATTGCGCAACGGGTTGCCAATGAACTCAATTATCACTATCTCGATAGCGGCGCGTTATATCGCCTCGTTGCACTCAAAGCAATGCAATGCCACACTGACCTGACCGATCAAACAACACTCGCAACGATGGCCACCCAGCTCGATGTTGTGTTTGCAGCAGGAACGGTACGACTGGAGGGCACGATCGTAGCTGATGCCATCCGTACGGAGCAGTGTGGCATCCTGGCTTCTAAAATTGCCGCCTATCCGCCCGTCAGAGATGCGTTGCTGTCACGCCAACATGCCTTTCGTCTCCCCCCAGGCTTAGTCACAGATGGACGGGATATGGGTTCGGTCGTCTTTCCTGACGCCACTCTCAAAATATTTCTCACGGCCAGTGCTGAGGTGCGAGCAGAAAGACGTTATAAGCAGTTGAAGGAGAAAGGAATCAGTGCTACCATTCCTGACTTATTGCAGGATATTCAAAAACGCGACGCGCGCGACCGCAATCGCAGCGTTGCACCCTTGCAACAAAACTCAGATGCACGCATATTAGACACCACTTCGCTTTCTGTAATTCAGGTATTAAACAAGGTAATCGCTTGGTATACTGAAGTTTGTGCAAGTAAATAG
- the aroA gene encoding 3-phosphoshikimate 1-carboxyvinyltransferase produces MKSLDLPLVKTARGTVQLPGSKSISNRILLLAALATGNTHIHSLLASDDTEHMRDALGILGVRITQTGANDYCVTGSQGRFPTQSADLFLGNAGTAFRPLVAVLSLMQGHYRLAGVQRMHERPIADLVDALRQLGADITYLGNAGFPPLEIKPVKTGLSQQHAITVKSDVSSQFLTGLLMALPLTGKAATITVTGTLISQPYIALTLAQMEYFGVRVEHRDWQQFTLPARQLYRSPGTITVEGDASSASYFLAAGAIGGGPVRVQGVGHNSAQGDVRFAHALEKMGAQITYGDNWIESRAAQPRSSNPHLQAIDLDCNHIPDAAMTLAITALFAEGVTTLRNIASWRLKETDRLSAMAHELRKLGATVEEGSDCLRITPPASGLTSGATIDTYDDHRMAMCFSLASLGVAVRIHDPACVSKTFPEYFDEFARLVHI; encoded by the coding sequence ATGAAATCGCTTGATCTTCCGCTCGTTAAAACAGCTCGAGGCACCGTGCAACTACCTGGGTCCAAAAGTATATCTAATCGGATTCTACTGCTAGCCGCCTTGGCAACAGGCAATACACATATCCATAGCCTGCTCGCTTCTGACGATACCGAGCACATGCGCGATGCACTCGGCATACTGGGCGTCCGCATTACACAAACGGGTGCCAATGATTACTGCGTAACCGGTAGCCAAGGCCGCTTTCCGACGCAGTCCGCCGATTTGTTTTTAGGTAACGCCGGCACTGCTTTTCGCCCCCTGGTTGCCGTACTGTCTTTAATGCAGGGACATTATCGGTTAGCTGGCGTGCAGCGCATGCACGAACGGCCTATCGCTGACCTAGTGGATGCGTTACGTCAGCTGGGCGCGGACATCACTTACCTGGGTAATGCAGGCTTTCCGCCGCTGGAAATAAAACCGGTTAAGACAGGCCTCAGCCAGCAGCATGCCATTACGGTTAAAAGCGATGTTTCCAGTCAGTTTCTGACCGGACTATTGATGGCGTTACCACTAACAGGAAAAGCAGCGACCATCACGGTAACGGGCACATTAATTTCGCAACCTTATATCGCACTCACGTTAGCGCAAATGGAATATTTTGGCGTACGGGTCGAGCACCGTGACTGGCAACAATTTACACTGCCTGCCCGACAACTTTATCGCAGCCCAGGCACCATCACGGTAGAAGGTGATGCCTCCTCGGCTTCTTATTTTCTGGCTGCCGGTGCGATCGGAGGGGGACCCGTCCGTGTACAAGGCGTCGGACACAACAGTGCACAGGGCGATGTCCGCTTTGCGCACGCGCTGGAGAAAATGGGCGCACAAATCACTTATGGGGACAATTGGATTGAATCACGCGCCGCTCAACCCCGTTCATCCAATCCACATTTGCAGGCCATTGATCTTGACTGCAATCATATCCCCGATGCAGCCATGACCCTCGCCATCACCGCATTATTCGCCGAAGGCGTAACCACACTGCGTAATATTGCCAGCTGGCGGCTCAAAGAAACCGATCGCCTGAGCGCCATGGCCCATGAATTACGTAAGCTGGGCGCCACAGTAGAAGAAGGGAGCGACTGCTTGCGCATTACACCACCGGCCTCGGGTCTCACCTCTGGGGCCACCATTGACACTTACGATGATCACCGTATGGCCATGTGCTTTTCATTGGCAAGTCTGGGTGTCGCCGTCCGGATTCACGATCCGGCGTGTGTATCGAAGACTTTTCCTGAGTATTTTGACGAATTTGCACGTCTGGTTCACATTTGA
- a CDS encoding RNA-guided endonuclease InsQ/TnpB family protein — translation MKQIIRKAFKSRLNPNSDQVQKMVEFAGANRFVWNKALAMNLFRLEQKQPLLWYNELSFWLKLWKSSEDYGFLKTVHSQPLQQALKNLEKAFKDGFDKKQPLKRIPKFKKKGLSDSFRYPQGFKLEQESSKVFLPKIGWVKYRNSRQVIGDVKNMTISRKGGYWYVSIQTEYETELKRHSSTSMIGVDMGVTRFATLSDGSYVEPLNSFRKLSKKLAFEQRKLSKKVRFSANWKKQKQIITRLHERIANARLDFLHKTSTEISKNHAMVVVENLKIGNMSKSAKGSVEKHGKNVKAKSGLNKSILDQGWGMFVSFLEYKQACSGGDVLKVNPQYTSQTCPGCQHVSRDNRKSQSAFECTECGFKANADLVGALNVLERGHRLLACGVETLVSSKKQEPVGSSNTNLLLTA, via the coding sequence ATGAAGCAGATTATACGCAAAGCCTTTAAATCTCGACTCAATCCAAATTCTGACCAAGTACAGAAGATGGTTGAGTTTGCGGGTGCTAATCGGTTTGTTTGGAATAAAGCCTTAGCAATGAATCTGTTCAGATTAGAGCAGAAACAGCCATTGCTTTGGTACAACGAGTTGTCATTTTGGCTAAAGCTATGGAAATCCTCAGAAGATTATGGATTTCTAAAAACCGTTCATTCTCAACCGTTACAACAAGCCTTAAAAAACTTAGAAAAAGCGTTCAAAGACGGTTTTGATAAAAAACAGCCTTTAAAACGGATTCCAAAATTCAAGAAAAAAGGTTTGAGTGACAGCTTTCGTTATCCACAAGGATTTAAGCTGGAGCAAGAGTCTAGCAAAGTGTTCTTGCCTAAAATCGGTTGGGTGAAATATCGTAATTCACGCCAAGTCATTGGTGACGTTAAAAATATGACGATTTCCCGTAAAGGCGGTTATTGGTACGTGTCGATTCAGACTGAGTACGAGACCGAGCTAAAGCGTCATAGCTCAACCAGTATGATTGGTGTTGATATGGGCGTTACCCGCTTTGCAACCTTGTCAGACGGCTCATACGTAGAACCTTTAAACAGTTTCAGAAAGTTATCAAAGAAACTGGCTTTTGAACAGCGTAAGCTGTCTAAAAAAGTCCGTTTCTCTGCTAACTGGAAAAAGCAGAAACAAATCATTACCCGACTGCATGAGCGTATTGCCAATGCTCGTTTAGACTTCTTACACAAAACCTCAACCGAAATCAGCAAAAATCACGCAATGGTCGTAGTTGAGAATTTAAAGATAGGAAACATGTCTAAGAGTGCCAAGGGCAGTGTTGAAAAGCATGGTAAAAACGTCAAAGCGAAATCGGGTCTAAACAAATCCATTCTTGACCAAGGATGGGGAATGTTCGTTTCGTTCTTGGAGTATAAACAGGCTTGTTCAGGCGGGGATGTATTGAAGGTAAACCCTCAATACACCTCTCAAACCTGCCCTGGATGTCAACATGTTAGTCGTGACAATCGCAAAAGCCAAAGTGCTTTTGAATGTACAGAATGTGGATTTAAAGCCAATGCCGACTTGGTAGGTGCCTTGAATGTACTTGAGCGAGGACATCGCTTGTTAGCCTGTGGAGTTGAAACGTTAGTTTCGTCTAAGAAGCAGGAACCAGTAGGCAGTAGCAATACAAACCTACTCTTAACGGCTTAA